One Acidimicrobiales bacterium DNA segment encodes these proteins:
- a CDS encoding S-adenosylmethionine:tRNA ribosyltransferase-isomerase — protein MSAVALTQPLAPRAPLDLTGRRRDDARLLVTYRDDQSMVETTMADLPAYLDPGDVLVVNVSTTRPAALVADGVGDVLPAPDHRNGLVVHLSTQLDEAAGLWVVEPRHRHGAGSVPWLDFPPDRPVVLPGGARLDLIEPYHPTGHEPSGLPVRLWVARLRVPRPLDEHLARFGRPIRYGKDARPWPLSAYQTVFATVPGSAEMPSAARGFTPDLVTRLVSQGVVLAPITLHTGVASQEAGETPYPERYAVPSATAAAVNHARSEGHRVVTVGTTATRAIETVADRSGRVHAGEGWTDLVITPERGVRAVDGLISGWHDPEASHLMLVEAVAGRVTLDRSYERAIAAGFAGHEFGDFHLVLR, from the coding sequence CAGCCGCTGGCGCCGCGGGCCCCGCTCGACCTCACCGGTCGGCGGCGGGACGACGCCCGCCTGCTGGTGACGTACCGCGACGACCAGTCGATGGTCGAGACGACGATGGCCGACCTGCCGGCGTACCTCGATCCGGGCGACGTCCTGGTGGTGAACGTGTCGACCACCCGGCCGGCTGCCCTGGTGGCCGACGGCGTGGGCGACGTGCTGCCGGCGCCCGACCACCGCAACGGCCTGGTGGTCCACCTGTCGACGCAGCTCGACGAGGCGGCGGGCCTGTGGGTGGTGGAGCCCCGCCACCGCCACGGCGCAGGGAGCGTCCCGTGGCTCGACTTCCCCCCGGACCGCCCGGTCGTCCTGCCCGGCGGCGCGCGGCTCGACCTGATCGAGCCCTACCACCCGACCGGCCACGAGCCCTCGGGCCTGCCGGTGCGGCTGTGGGTGGCCCGGTTGCGGGTGCCGCGGCCGTTGGACGAGCACCTGGCGCGGTTCGGGCGTCCCATCCGCTATGGCAAGGACGCCCGGCCGTGGCCGCTGTCGGCCTACCAGACGGTGTTCGCCACCGTGCCGGGCAGCGCCGAGATGCCCTCCGCGGCGCGGGGCTTCACGCCGGACCTGGTGACCCGGCTGGTGAGCCAGGGCGTGGTGCTGGCGCCGATCACCCTGCACACCGGAGTGGCCTCCCAGGAGGCCGGTGAGACGCCGTACCCCGAGCGCTACGCCGTGCCGTCGGCGACGGCGGCCGCGGTGAACCACGCCCGTTCCGAGGGACACCGTGTCGTGACCGTGGGGACGACGGCGACCCGGGCCATCGAGACCGTGGCCGACCGGTCGGGCCGGGTCCACGCCGGCGAGGGCTGGACCGACCTGGTGATCACGCCCGAGCGTGGTGTGCGGGCAGTCGACGGGCTGATCAGCGGCTGGCACGACCCCGAGGCGTCGCACCTCATGCTGGTGGAGGCGGTCGCCGGCCGCGTGACGCTCGACCGCAGCTACGAGCGAGCCATCGCGGCAGGCTTCGCCGGCCACGAGTTCGGCGACTTCCACCTGGTGCTGCGCTAA
- a CDS encoding TetR/AcrR family transcriptional regulator produces the protein MTSAPTTARARAREMLTAEIKATARRHLAEAGASSLSLRAVARELGMASSAVYRYFASRDALLTALIVDAFDAVGEVAEEAIAATADDDVLARWCALATAIRGWALAHPHDYALVYGSPVPGYRAPDDTVTPAGRVSGALLQVVGDGVASGAIDTASTASVPRVVHRDLARLRDLAAPGIPDEVLARAMLVWTGLFGHISYELFGHLHRVVEDYDAFFDHQTRRAGTYLVGG, from the coding sequence ATGACGAGCGCGCCAACGACGGCCCGGGCTCGGGCGCGGGAGATGCTGACCGCCGAGATCAAGGCCACGGCCCGGCGCCACCTCGCCGAGGCCGGGGCGTCGAGTCTCTCGCTGCGGGCGGTGGCCCGGGAGCTCGGGATGGCGTCGTCGGCGGTCTATCGCTACTTCGCCAGCCGTGATGCCCTGCTCACCGCCCTGATCGTCGACGCCTTCGACGCCGTGGGCGAGGTGGCGGAGGAGGCGATCGCCGCCACGGCGGACGACGACGTGCTGGCCCGCTGGTGCGCCCTCGCCACGGCGATCCGGGGCTGGGCGCTGGCCCACCCGCACGACTACGCCCTCGTCTACGGCAGCCCCGTCCCCGGCTACCGGGCGCCCGACGACACCGTCACGCCGGCGGGCCGGGTCAGCGGGGCGCTGCTGCAGGTGGTGGGCGACGGGGTGGCGTCGGGCGCCATCGACACGGCTTCCACCGCCTCGGTGCCCCGGGTGGTCCACCGCGACCTGGCCCGGCTGCGCGACCTGGCCGCCCCGGGGATCCCCGACGAGGTGCTGGCCCGAGCCATGCTGGTGTGGACGGGCCTCTTCGGCCACATCAGCTACGAGCTGTTCGGCCACCTGCACCGGGTCGTCGAGGACTACGACGCCTTCTTCGACCACCAGACCCGCCGGGCCGGGACCTACCTGGTCGGGGGTTAG
- a CDS encoding nitroreductase/quinone reductase family protein: MNESTDHSSPDRYLAPGWFTRTVFNPTVHWLARRGVSLMGSRELRVVGRTSGKTRTTVVNLLDLEGRRYLVAPRGTTQWVRNMRAADGVGELHIGRKFESFQATELDDDAKAPVLRAYVERWGWEVGQFFEGVGKSSTDDELAAIAPGFPVFRLD; the protein is encoded by the coding sequence ATGAACGAGAGCACTGATCACAGTTCGCCCGATCGCTACCTCGCGCCCGGCTGGTTCACCCGGACGGTCTTCAACCCCACGGTGCACTGGCTGGCTCGGCGGGGCGTCAGCCTGATGGGCAGCCGGGAGCTGCGCGTCGTCGGGCGCACCAGCGGAAAGACCCGGACCACGGTCGTGAACCTCCTCGACCTCGAGGGCCGCCGCTACCTCGTCGCTCCCCGGGGGACCACCCAGTGGGTCCGCAACATGCGAGCCGCCGACGGCGTCGGTGAGCTGCACATCGGCCGCAAGTTCGAGTCGTTCCAGGCGACGGAGCTGGACGACGACGCCAAGGCGCCGGTCCTGCGGGCCTACGTCGAGCGCTGGGGCTGGGAGGTCGGCCAGTTCTTCGAAGGCGTCGGCAAGAGCTCCACCGACGACGAGCTCGCCGCCATCGCCCCCGGCTTCCCGGTCTTCCGCCTCGACTGA
- the dnaB gene encoding replicative DNA helicase produces MARPDDDTTSRRKAPGGRVPPHDLQAEESLLGAMMLEQEAIANAAGVIRADDFYKPAHAHVYEAIHSLYASGQAVDPVTVADELRRSGLLDAVGGHQTLVQIMSSTPATTNAAGYAHIIEEHALLRRLIGVAGEIAEIGYGLPDDVTKALDRAESLVYEVNQRRVTDTTAKIEELLGLNLDRLEQLYGRGDAITGTPTGYADLDDLLSGLQPNNLVIVGARPAMGKALALDTPIPTPDGWTTMGDLAVGDRVLDDAGRPCSVTYATPEQLDRQCYEVELDDGTTVVADADHQWSAYDRRAWKAAGARSYGQGSNPPGARVVTTWQMLDEGLRAGPDDRPNWYIPVAQALDLPEQELPVDPYVLGCELGAGTTVDDGDRAHFEGELAMAGHQLLKGHAPLDHIPALYLRASPKQRLALLQGLLDTDGRVVDPFGTVELHLASRPLLQQAHELVCTLGHKPGRIRRTGAAWEFSWTPLDPVFRLARKAEQLERTRSHRAFGAMTRRTVRAIRPVASVPVRCITVDSSSHLYLAGHTLVPTHNTSFALGMATHAALYASHPVLVFSLEMGNLELSQRMLCGEARIDSQRVRSGNLNEDDWSRISQAIGRLAQAPIWIDDNPNLTVMEIRAKARRLKSQTGSLGMVVIDYLQLMTGRGSAENRQVEVSEMSRGLKILARELECPVVALSQLSRQLEMRADKRPMLADLRESGSIEQDADVVMFIYRDDVYNSDSPDRGQAEIIVAKHRNGPTGVARLAFLSQYTRFANMARVE; encoded by the coding sequence ATGGCACGGCCCGACGACGACACGACATCCCGGCGCAAGGCTCCTGGTGGTCGCGTGCCGCCGCACGACCTGCAGGCGGAGGAGTCGTTGCTCGGCGCGATGATGCTGGAGCAGGAGGCCATCGCCAACGCCGCCGGCGTCATCCGGGCCGACGACTTCTACAAGCCGGCGCACGCCCACGTCTACGAGGCGATCCACTCGCTGTACGCCTCGGGCCAGGCGGTCGACCCGGTCACGGTGGCCGACGAGCTACGCCGCAGCGGGCTGCTCGACGCCGTGGGCGGGCACCAGACGCTGGTCCAGATCATGTCGTCCACGCCGGCGACCACCAACGCTGCCGGCTACGCCCACATCATCGAGGAGCACGCCCTGCTCCGGCGGCTGATCGGCGTCGCCGGCGAGATCGCCGAGATCGGCTACGGGCTGCCCGACGACGTCACCAAGGCGCTCGACCGGGCCGAGTCGCTGGTCTACGAGGTCAACCAGCGCCGGGTCACCGACACCACCGCGAAGATCGAGGAGCTGCTCGGCCTCAACCTCGACCGCCTGGAGCAGCTCTACGGCCGGGGCGACGCCATCACCGGCACCCCCACCGGCTACGCCGACCTCGACGACCTGCTCTCCGGCCTCCAGCCCAACAACCTCGTCATCGTCGGCGCCCGCCCCGCCATGGGCAAGGCCCTGGCGCTGGACACGCCCATCCCGACGCCCGACGGCTGGACGACGATGGGCGACCTGGCCGTCGGCGACCGCGTGCTCGACGACGCCGGTCGACCCTGCTCGGTCACCTACGCCACCCCGGAGCAGCTCGACCGGCAGTGCTACGAGGTCGAGCTCGACGACGGGACGACGGTCGTCGCCGACGCCGACCACCAGTGGTCCGCCTACGACCGGCGGGCCTGGAAGGCCGCGGGCGCACGCAGCTACGGCCAGGGGTCGAACCCGCCGGGCGCTCGGGTGGTGACCACCTGGCAGATGCTCGACGAGGGCCTCCGGGCCGGCCCCGACGACCGCCCCAACTGGTACATCCCGGTGGCGCAGGCGCTGGACCTCCCCGAGCAGGAGCTGCCGGTCGACCCCTACGTGCTCGGGTGCGAGCTGGGCGCCGGCACGACCGTCGACGACGGGGACCGCGCCCACTTCGAGGGCGAGCTGGCCATGGCCGGACATCAGCTCCTGAAGGGCCACGCCCCCCTCGACCACATCCCCGCCCTCTACCTGCGGGCGTCCCCCAAGCAGCGGCTGGCGCTCCTCCAGGGCCTGCTCGACACCGACGGCCGCGTCGTCGACCCCTTCGGCACGGTCGAGCTGCACCTGGCGAGCCGACCGCTGCTGCAGCAGGCGCACGAGCTCGTGTGCACGCTGGGCCACAAGCCCGGGAGGATCCGGCGCACCGGCGCGGCCTGGGAGTTCAGCTGGACGCCGCTCGACCCGGTGTTCCGCCTGGCCCGCAAGGCCGAGCAGCTGGAGCGCACGAGGAGCCACCGCGCCTTCGGCGCCATGACCCGGCGCACCGTGCGGGCGATCCGCCCGGTCGCCTCGGTGCCGGTGCGCTGCATCACCGTCGACTCGTCGAGCCACCTCTACCTGGCGGGCCACACGCTGGTCCCGACCCACAACACCTCGTTCGCGCTGGGCATGGCCACGCACGCGGCCCTGTACGCGAGCCATCCCGTGCTGGTCTTCAGCCTGGAGATGGGGAACCTCGAGCTGAGCCAGCGCATGCTGTGCGGCGAGGCCCGGATCGACTCGCAGCGGGTTCGGTCCGGCAACCTCAACGAGGACGACTGGAGCCGCATCAGTCAGGCGATCGGCCGGCTCGCCCAGGCGCCGATCTGGATCGACGACAACCCGAACCTCACGGTGATGGAGATCCGGGCCAAGGCCCGGAGGCTCAAGAGCCAGACCGGTTCGCTCGGCATGGTGGTCATCGACTACCTCCAGCTGATGACCGGCCGGGGTAGCGCCGAGAACCGCCAGGTCGAGGTGTCGGAGATGAGCCGAGGCCTCAAGATCCTCGCCCGCGAGCTGGAGTGCCCCGTCGTCGCGCTCTCCCAGCTCTCCCGCCAGCTGGAGATGCGGGCCGACAAGCGCCCCATGCTCGCCGACCTCCGTGAATCGGGGTCGATCGAGCAGGACGCCGACGTGGTGATGTTCATCTACCGAGACGACGTGTACAACAGCGATTCGCCCGACCGGGGGCAGGCGGAGATCATCGTGGCGAAGCACCGGAACGGGCCGACCGGGGTGGCGCGACTGGCGTTCCTGTCGCAGTACACCCGGTTCGCCAACATGGCCCGCGTCGAGTAG
- the rplI gene encoding 50S ribosomal protein L9: MKVILRTDVNDLGKRGDILDVADGYARNYLVPKGIAIKASDGTQSQAKAMRRARDLRDAQDRSAAEEVATTIVAKVVTLTARAGSEGKLFGSVTASDIAAAVEAQTGVEIDRRKLDLPEPVKTLGTHVIPVKLHADVQFPITVEVVAE; this comes from the coding sequence ATGAAGGTCATCCTCCGCACCGACGTGAACGACCTGGGCAAGCGGGGCGACATCCTCGACGTCGCCGATGGCTACGCCCGCAACTACCTCGTGCCCAAGGGCATCGCCATCAAGGCGTCCGACGGCACGCAGTCCCAGGCGAAGGCCATGCGCCGAGCGCGCGACCTGCGTGACGCGCAGGACCGGTCGGCGGCAGAAGAGGTCGCCACCACCATCGTGGCGAAGGTCGTCACGCTCACGGCTCGAGCCGGCAGCGAGGGCAAGCTGTTCGGCTCGGTCACGGCGTCCGACATCGCCGCCGCCGTCGAGGCGCAGACGGGCGTCGAGATCGACCGTCGCAAGCTGGACCTCCCCGAGCCGGTGAAGACCCTGGGTACCCATGTGATCCCGGTCAAGCTGCACGCCGATGTGCAGTTCCCGATCACCGTCGAGGTCGTGGCCGAGTAG
- the ssb gene encoding single-stranded DNA-binding protein, whose protein sequence is MSSTVTIVGNLTRDPELRYTPNGAAVATFGVAVNRRWQNRDSQQWEEATSFFNVTCWRDLAQNVSESLEKGSRVLVSGRLEQRSWETQDGEKRSVVEVVADEIGPSLRWATATINRNERRTAEGGSANGGGGGGWSPKPASNEPPPTYDPAEEPF, encoded by the coding sequence ATGTCGTCCACCGTCACCATCGTCGGGAACCTCACCCGCGACCCCGAGCTCCGCTACACCCCCAACGGCGCAGCCGTCGCCACCTTCGGCGTGGCTGTCAACCGCCGCTGGCAGAACCGTGACAGCCAGCAGTGGGAGGAGGCGACGTCCTTCTTCAACGTCACCTGCTGGCGTGACCTGGCCCAGAACGTGAGCGAGTCGCTCGAGAAGGGCTCGCGCGTGCTCGTGTCCGGGCGCCTCGAGCAGCGTTCCTGGGAGACCCAGGACGGCGAGAAGCGCTCGGTCGTCGAGGTCGTCGCCGACGAGATCGGTCCCAGCCTCCGCTGGGCCACCGCCACCATCAACCGCAACGAGCGCCGCACCGCCGAGGGTGGCTCGGCCAACGGCGGCGGTGGCGGTGGCTGGAGCCCCAAGCCGGCCTCCAACGAGCCCCCGCCCACCTACGATCCGGCGGAGGAGCCGTTTTGA
- the rpsF gene encoding 30S ribosomal protein S6, whose product MRAYELMIIVDAELDDEIIDAQVKRVAELVTQRGGEIKAEDRWGRRRFAYEINHKTEGYYVVYEFVGGSELAQLERALRLADEIVRHKLFRLPDREAARRGWLASTAT is encoded by the coding sequence ATGCGAGCCTATGAACTGATGATCATCGTCGACGCCGAGCTCGACGACGAGATCATCGACGCACAGGTCAAACGAGTCGCCGAGCTGGTCACCCAGCGCGGCGGCGAGATCAAGGCCGAAGACCGCTGGGGACGCCGGCGGTTCGCCTACGAGATCAACCACAAGACCGAGGGCTACTACGTGGTCTACGAGTTTGTGGGAGGCAGCGAGCTTGCCCAGCTCGAGCGGGCGCTGCGACTCGCGGACGAGATCGTCCGCCACAAGCTGTTCCGTCTGCCCGACCGCGAGGCCGCCCGCCGCGGCTGGCTCGCGTCGACGGCGACCTGA
- a CDS encoding DUF192 domain-containing protein has product MHRTPSRGRRLVVLVAGLSLLVAACGGDDDEEAADSSSIGDSADTSATTGVEPESPGDGVLVSAGDAPAAQGAGLSEAPGPDDRELLDGFGEVAIAITNPDGSVKGWCVLLAETEEQRGRGLMEVTDFGGYEGMLFVWADDNSSSFYMRNTPTPLSIAWVDAEGEIVSSTDMEPCDDLPGCPLYPPAGPYRFALEVPKGDLGKVGLVDGATLRVGGTCAT; this is encoded by the coding sequence GTGCACCGGACACCGTCGCGTGGTCGCCGTCTCGTCGTGCTGGTGGCCGGCCTGAGCCTGCTGGTCGCCGCCTGTGGCGGGGACGACGACGAGGAGGCCGCCGACAGCAGCTCGATCGGCGACTCCGCCGACACCAGCGCCACCACCGGCGTCGAGCCGGAGTCCCCGGGCGACGGGGTGCTCGTCTCGGCGGGGGATGCGCCGGCGGCCCAGGGTGCGGGGCTCTCCGAGGCGCCGGGCCCGGACGACCGTGAGCTGCTCGACGGCTTCGGCGAGGTGGCCATCGCGATCACCAACCCGGACGGGTCGGTGAAGGGCTGGTGCGTGCTGCTGGCGGAGACCGAGGAGCAGCGGGGGCGGGGCCTCATGGAGGTCACCGACTTCGGTGGCTACGAGGGGATGCTGTTCGTGTGGGCCGACGACAACTCGTCGAGCTTCTACATGCGCAACACGCCGACGCCGCTGTCGATCGCCTGGGTCGACGCCGAGGGCGAGATCGTGTCGAGCACCGACATGGAGCCGTGCGACGACCTGCCCGGCTGCCCGCTCTACCCACCGGCGGGGCCCTACCGGTTCGCCCTCGAGGTGCCGAAGGGGGACCTCGGGAAGGTGGGCCTGGTCGACGGAGCCACGCTGCGCGTCGGCGGAACCTGCGCGACCTAG
- the panB gene encoding 3-methyl-2-oxobutanoate hydroxymethyltransferase: MSTRTAPAIRARKVRDGGEPLVMVTAYDAPGARQAHEADVDMVLVGDSLAMVVLGYDDTLQVTVDDIAHHVGAVRRGLTSSTAEGPAPLVVGDMPWMSYHTTPAEAVRNAATLIRAGASAVKLEGGRKRLPVVEAILDAEVPVQGHLGLTPQSLHAMGGFKVQGRQHDAALALVDEAKALAAIGCFSLVLEGVPDEVARMVTDSVDVPTIGIGAGPHCDGQVLVYHDLLGLENRMRPKFVRRYAELGDASVVALRAFADDVRTGRFPADDESYHLSADVVESLGLYGSAH, translated from the coding sequence ATGAGCACGCGAACTGCTCCCGCCATCCGGGCCCGCAAGGTGCGGGACGGGGGCGAGCCCCTGGTCATGGTCACCGCGTACGACGCGCCGGGTGCCCGGCAGGCCCACGAGGCCGACGTCGACATGGTGCTCGTCGGCGACTCGCTCGCCATGGTGGTCCTCGGTTACGACGACACGCTCCAGGTGACCGTCGACGACATCGCCCACCACGTCGGCGCGGTGCGCCGGGGCCTGACGAGCTCGACGGCCGAGGGCCCGGCGCCCCTGGTCGTCGGCGACATGCCGTGGATGAGCTACCACACCACCCCGGCCGAGGCCGTCCGCAACGCGGCCACGCTGATCCGGGCGGGGGCGTCGGCAGTGAAGCTCGAGGGCGGTCGCAAGCGGCTCCCGGTCGTCGAGGCGATCCTCGACGCCGAGGTGCCGGTGCAGGGTCACCTGGGCCTCACCCCGCAGTCGCTGCACGCCATGGGCGGCTTCAAGGTGCAGGGGCGCCAGCACGACGCGGCGCTCGCCCTGGTCGACGAGGCCAAGGCGCTGGCCGCCATCGGTTGCTTCTCGCTGGTGCTGGAGGGCGTGCCCGACGAGGTCGCCCGCATGGTGACCGACTCGGTGGACGTCCCCACCATCGGCATCGGCGCCGGGCCGCACTGCGACGGCCAGGTGCTCGTGTACCACGACCTGCTGGGCCTGGAGAACCGGATGCGGCCCAAGTTCGTGCGTCGCTACGCCGAGCTGGGCGACGCCTCGGTGGTGGCGCTCCGGGCGTTCGCCGACGACGTGCGCACCGGTCGCTTCCCCGCCGACGACGAGAGCTACCACCTCTCGGCCGACGTCGTGGAGAGCCTCGGCCTCTACGGGAGCGCCCACTGA
- a CDS encoding transglycosylase domain-containing protein, which translates to MRRFLFVASLLVMALIAASVAKMADTELPEAADLQQSSFICDAEVPDNCNSTNAMAKISQGEDRQNVSFEEVPELVWQAVVDSEDADFFEHKGVNPIAISRALYWDLRSGTTVQGGSTITQQFVKNTFLSHEQTVTRKVKEAMLAIKVEQSYSKEEILEGYLNTIFFGRNVYGIKAAAQAYYGKNLDQLELKEVTYLAGLIRAPNRADATVNPEAAKDRRTKVLVAMLEEGHITQADYDATVDLPFDYVTAPVTGGNKTIKMQGAGGGYITQYVSQSILNDPETYNLTEEELALGGLRVYTTINPAMQQAAWDAMYNPAVNTSYPLNNPDLPLGAMVSIDDKGHVKAMVGGRGDGSGANFAVAGHGASGRPVGSTFKPIVLAEAIRQGYSLESMLPAPQQAEIPSIPECGDWQPRNAGESEIPGERIDLMTATQESVNTAYANLIYELAVGNGGSTAKVTEMAAALGMDPEQINKCLTMVLGSNNSTPLEMAEVYSTFANGGVHRPPKVILKIERVDQEGKVTLIYQAAEESSRALNEIEAARVTASLERVIADGTGWRAKLNIPAAGKTGTTGDNKDAWFVGYTPKLTTAVWMGFEIPDQDNPECKADAAAGVTEGQWADFAGQPEKCPAKIASMGTAGEQSKPVYEWDMVTGGSIPAIIWKLYMDKATAGTNDPFRQLTPEELRAGKDFETGEYVTDTTTTTTLPTGPTGPVVTEPTMTLPSFPQIPTTSIPPTDPPVPDTTTTTDPRGGGPPGGGGGGD; encoded by the coding sequence ATGCGGCGGTTCCTGTTCGTCGCCAGCCTCCTGGTGATGGCGCTGATCGCCGCGTCGGTCGCCAAGATGGCCGACACCGAGCTGCCCGAGGCGGCAGACCTGCAGCAGTCGAGCTTCATCTGCGACGCCGAGGTCCCCGACAACTGCAACTCCACCAACGCCATGGCCAAGATCTCCCAGGGCGAGGACCGTCAGAACGTCAGCTTCGAGGAGGTCCCCGAGCTGGTCTGGCAGGCCGTGGTCGACTCCGAGGACGCCGACTTCTTCGAGCACAAGGGCGTCAACCCCATCGCCATCAGCCGGGCGCTCTACTGGGACCTCCGTAGCGGCACGACCGTGCAGGGCGGCTCGACCATCACCCAGCAGTTCGTCAAGAACACCTTCCTCTCCCACGAGCAGACCGTCACCCGCAAGGTGAAGGAGGCGATGCTCGCGATCAAGGTGGAGCAGTCGTACTCGAAGGAGGAGATCCTCGAGGGCTACCTCAACACCATCTTCTTCGGGCGCAACGTCTACGGCATCAAGGCCGCGGCCCAGGCGTACTACGGCAAGAACCTCGACCAGCTGGAGCTGAAGGAGGTCACGTACCTGGCGGGTCTCATCCGTGCCCCCAACCGCGCCGACGCCACCGTCAACCCGGAGGCGGCCAAGGACCGGCGCACCAAGGTGCTCGTCGCGATGCTCGAAGAGGGCCACATCACCCAGGCCGACTACGACGCCACCGTCGACCTGCCGTTCGACTACGTGACGGCGCCCGTGACGGGTGGGAACAAGACGATCAAGATGCAGGGGGCCGGCGGCGGCTACATCACCCAGTACGTCAGCCAGTCGATCCTGAACGATCCTGAGACCTACAACCTGACCGAAGAGGAGCTGGCCCTCGGTGGCCTGCGGGTCTACACCACCATCAACCCCGCGATGCAGCAGGCGGCGTGGGACGCCATGTACAACCCGGCGGTCAACACGAGCTACCCGCTGAACAACCCGGACCTGCCCCTCGGTGCGATGGTGTCGATCGACGACAAGGGCCACGTGAAGGCCATGGTGGGCGGTCGGGGCGACGGCAGCGGCGCCAACTTCGCCGTCGCCGGCCACGGTGCCTCCGGCCGGCCGGTGGGTTCGACGTTCAAGCCGATCGTGCTGGCCGAGGCGATCCGCCAGGGCTACTCGTTGGAGTCGATGCTGCCGGCACCCCAGCAGGCCGAGATCCCCTCGATCCCCGAGTGCGGCGACTGGCAGCCCCGCAACGCCGGCGAGTCGGAGATCCCGGGCGAGCGCATCGACCTCATGACCGCCACGCAGGAGTCGGTGAACACCGCCTACGCCAACCTCATCTACGAGCTCGCGGTCGGCAACGGCGGCAGCACCGCCAAGGTGACGGAGATGGCGGCGGCGCTGGGCATGGATCCCGAGCAGATCAACAAGTGCCTGACGATGGTGCTCGGGTCCAACAACAGCACGCCGTTGGAGATGGCCGAGGTGTACTCCACCTTCGCCAACGGCGGTGTCCACCGGCCGCCCAAGGTCATCCTCAAGATCGAGCGCGTCGACCAGGAGGGCAAGGTCACGCTCATCTACCAGGCAGCGGAGGAGAGCAGCCGGGCGTTGAACGAGATCGAGGCCGCCCGGGTGACCGCCAGCCTGGAGCGGGTCATCGCCGACGGCACCGGCTGGCGGGCCAAGCTGAACATCCCGGCTGCGGGCAAGACCGGCACCACGGGCGACAACAAGGACGCCTGGTTCGTCGGCTACACGCCCAAGCTCACCACCGCGGTGTGGATGGGCTTCGAGATCCCGGACCAGGACAACCCCGAGTGCAAGGCCGACGCCGCGGCCGGTGTCACGGAAGGCCAGTGGGCCGACTTCGCCGGTCAGCCCGAGAAGTGCCCGGCCAAGATCGCGAGCATGGGCACCGCCGGTGAGCAGAGCAAGCCCGTCTACGAGTGGGACATGGTCACCGGCGGGTCGATCCCGGCGATCATCTGGAAGCTCTACATGGACAAGGCCACCGCCGGCACCAACGACCCGTTCCGGCAGCTCACCCCCGAGGAGCTGCGCGCGGGCAAGGACTTCGAGACCGGCGAGTACGTCACCGACACCACGACCACCACCACGCTCCCGACCGGACCGACCGGCCCGGTCGTCACCGAACCGACGATGACGCTGCCGTCGTTCCCGCAGATCCCTACCACCTCGATTCCGCCGACCGACCCCCCGGTCCCCGACACGACCACCACGACCGATCCGCGCGGCGGTGGGCCACCTGGCGGCGGCGGTGGCGGCGACTAG
- a CDS encoding DUF5318 family protein produces MNLRPEAIRGTSGTGVVDYRLARQQVIQQYHKGRLSRLDVCDAHPELRRAAMGASQPTSEVCPICEDETVALVTYAFGPRLPPGGRCISTARDMAKLSRGKAQVTCYVVEVCPACAWNHLTRVFHVGG; encoded by the coding sequence ATGAACCTGCGGCCTGAGGCGATCAGGGGCACGAGCGGAACGGGCGTCGTCGACTACCGCCTCGCCCGTCAGCAGGTGATCCAGCAGTACCACAAGGGCCGGCTCTCGCGGCTCGACGTGTGCGACGCCCATCCCGAGCTGCGACGGGCCGCGATGGGGGCCAGCCAGCCCACCTCCGAGGTCTGCCCGATCTGCGAGGACGAGACCGTCGCGCTCGTCACCTACGCCTTCGGGCCCCGGCTGCCGCCCGGTGGTCGCTGCATCTCGACGGCGCGCGACATGGCCAAGCTGTCGCGGGGCAAGGCCCAGGTGACGTGTTACGTGGTCGAGGTGTGTCCGGCCTGCGCCTGGAACCACCTGACCCGGGTGTTCCACGTCGGCGGGTAG